A window of the Haloarcula litorea genome harbors these coding sequences:
- the glpA gene encoding anaerobic glycerol-3-phosphate dehydrogenase subunit GlpA produces the protein MASTPHVAVIGGGSTGVGIARDLAMRGLDVTLVEQGNLTHGTTGRMHGLLHSGGRYAVSDQASATECIEENRVLRDIASHCVEMTGGLFVKRPEDSEEYFEQKLRGCEECGIPAEVVSREEARAMEPHLAKDIDKAISVPDGAIDPFRLVVANAADAQEHGARIETHSKVTDLLVEGDEVVGLEVEHDSGPGERVHGVESGREEIRADYVVNATGAWAGRIGDMAGVDIEVRPSKGVMTIMNVRQVDTVINRCRPKGDADIIVPHETTAILGTTDEEVEDPEDYPEEQWEVDMMIDTLKELVPMLEDARTIRSFWGVRPLYEPPDVGSDDPTDITRDYFLLDHEERDDLHGMTSIVGGKFTTYRMMGEEISDHVCEQFGIDAECRTADEPLPGSEDFSVLRDYMDEFGLRSPIGRRSVERLGSRADEVLKTDGPNPTVCECEGVTRAEIQDAISQSGSDLNAVRIRTRASMGNCQGGICIHRMASELHGVGASDASGGSGDGTSAGGYDEAVVRRAWDELLQERWKGQRHALWGQQLSQAMLNYALHATTQNRDNDPAGGDAVDFSAFDTGTPSGTGAAATDVATDGGATDGD, from the coding sequence ATGGCATCGACACCACACGTCGCCGTCATCGGCGGCGGGTCGACGGGCGTCGGCATCGCCAGGGACCTGGCGATGCGGGGACTCGACGTGACTCTCGTGGAACAGGGGAACCTCACCCACGGGACGACCGGGCGGATGCACGGACTCCTGCACAGCGGGGGTCGGTACGCGGTCTCCGATCAGGCGAGTGCGACCGAGTGCATCGAGGAGAACCGCGTCCTCCGGGACATCGCCAGTCACTGCGTCGAGATGACCGGTGGGCTGTTCGTCAAGCGACCGGAAGACTCCGAGGAGTACTTCGAGCAGAAGCTCCGGGGCTGCGAGGAGTGTGGCATCCCCGCGGAGGTCGTCTCCCGCGAGGAGGCCCGCGCGATGGAGCCACACCTCGCGAAAGACATCGACAAGGCCATCTCGGTCCCGGACGGGGCGATCGACCCGTTCCGGCTGGTCGTGGCCAACGCCGCCGACGCGCAGGAACACGGCGCGCGCATCGAGACCCACTCGAAGGTGACGGACCTGCTCGTCGAGGGCGACGAGGTGGTCGGGCTGGAGGTCGAACACGACTCCGGCCCGGGCGAGCGCGTCCACGGTGTGGAGAGCGGCCGCGAGGAGATCCGCGCCGACTACGTCGTCAACGCCACCGGAGCCTGGGCCGGTCGCATCGGCGATATGGCCGGCGTCGACATCGAGGTCCGCCCCTCGAAGGGGGTGATGACCATCATGAACGTCCGGCAGGTCGACACCGTCATCAACCGCTGCCGACCGAAGGGCGACGCGGACATCATCGTCCCCCACGAGACCACCGCCATCCTCGGGACCACCGACGAGGAGGTCGAGGACCCCGAGGACTACCCCGAGGAGCAGTGGGAGGTCGACATGATGATCGACACGCTGAAAGAGCTGGTGCCGATGCTGGAGGACGCCCGCACTATCCGCTCGTTCTGGGGCGTGCGTCCGCTGTACGAGCCGCCGGACGTGGGCAGCGACGACCCGACCGACATCACGCGGGACTACTTCCTGCTGGACCACGAGGAGCGCGACGACCTGCACGGGATGACCAGTATCGTCGGGGGGAAGTTCACGACCTACCGGATGATGGGCGAGGAGATCTCCGACCACGTCTGCGAGCAGTTCGGTATCGACGCCGAGTGCCGGACCGCCGACGAACCGCTCCCCGGCAGCGAGGACTTCTCGGTGCTGCGGGACTATATGGACGAGTTCGGCCTGCGCTCCCCCATCGGCCGCCGGAGCGTCGAGCGTCTCGGGTCCCGCGCGGACGAGGTGCTGAAGACCGACGGGCCGAACCCGACCGTCTGCGAGTGCGAGGGCGTCACCCGCGCCGAGATCCAGGACGCCATCTCCCAGTCGGGGTCGGACCTCAACGCCGTCCGCATCCGGACCCGGGCCTCGATGGGGAACTGCCAGGGCGGCATCTGTATCCACCGGATGGCCAGCGAACTCCACGGGGTCGGCGCGAGCGACGCGAGCGGGGGCTCGGGCGACGGAACGTCGGCCGGCGGGTACGACGAGGCCGTCGTCCGACGGGCCTGGGACGAACTCCTCCAGGAGCGCTGGAAGGGACAACGGCACGCTCTCTGGGGCCAGCAGCTCTCGCAGGCGATGCTGAACTACGCGCTCCACGCCACCACCCAGAACCGCGACAACGACCCCGCCGGCGGCGACGCCGTCGACTTCTCGGCGTTCGACACCGGGACCCCGAGCGGGACGGGCGCGGCAGCGACGGACGTCGCGACCGACGGAGGCGCGACGGATGGCGATTGA
- the glpB gene encoding glycerol-3-phosphate dehydrogenase subunit GlpB, whose translation MAIESEVLVVGGGLAGLTSALAAAREGAEVRLVSYKQSTLRQASGLVDLLGYTPDGDGPLTDPYEAIPDLPTEHPYSTVGVDTVREAMDLFDDVTDYAGGHTDTNALVPTHGGTVKPTARYPRSAAAGLASDDRDLLLVGFDSMTDFDAPHAAAHLEAAGVPFDVRGETIRFPGDLRADAKVTRYAKLLDTNGGVAVRGRERPAREALAQRVNPLVDDEQRVGFPAVLGDDDHAGVRAALESKMGVDVFEVPMGPPSLPGLRLEDRLFAALDAAGASIETGNPVVDYDGGGRVERVYVEKNGAEIPMTADQYVLATGGLVGKGVESDREGVYEPIFDCHVPHSDDRYDWFDTDAFGDHPFAGFGLRTDDELRPLGTDEAVEFENLRAAGSVLGGYDFAAEKSGSGVSIATGYAAGTSAAAEVR comes from the coding sequence ATGGCGATTGAGTCGGAGGTCCTGGTCGTCGGCGGCGGGCTGGCGGGCCTCACGAGCGCGCTCGCGGCAGCACGCGAGGGGGCGGAGGTGCGACTGGTCTCCTACAAGCAGAGCACTCTCCGCCAGGCCTCGGGACTCGTGGACCTCCTGGGATACACGCCCGACGGCGACGGCCCTCTGACAGATCCCTACGAGGCGATACCGGATCTCCCGACCGAACACCCCTACAGCACCGTCGGCGTCGACACCGTCCGCGAGGCGATGGATCTGTTCGACGACGTGACCGACTACGCGGGCGGGCACACGGACACGAACGCCCTGGTCCCGACTCACGGCGGGACGGTCAAGCCGACGGCTCGCTACCCCCGGAGCGCGGCGGCGGGCCTCGCCAGCGACGACCGGGACCTCCTGCTCGTTGGCTTCGACTCGATGACCGACTTCGACGCGCCCCACGCGGCGGCCCACCTGGAGGCGGCGGGCGTCCCCTTCGACGTGCGCGGGGAGACGATCCGGTTCCCGGGCGACCTGCGGGCCGACGCGAAGGTCACGCGGTACGCGAAGCTGCTGGACACGAACGGCGGCGTCGCGGTGCGGGGCCGCGAGCGACCGGCCCGCGAGGCGCTGGCCCAGCGCGTGAACCCGCTCGTCGACGACGAGCAGCGGGTGGGGTTCCCGGCCGTCCTCGGCGACGACGACCACGCCGGCGTCCGGGCGGCGCTGGAGTCGAAGATGGGCGTGGACGTCTTCGAGGTCCCGATGGGGCCGCCCTCGCTGCCGGGACTCCGACTCGAGGACCGCCTGTTCGCCGCGCTGGACGCGGCCGGCGCGAGCATCGAGACCGGCAACCCGGTCGTCGACTACGACGGCGGGGGCCGCGTCGAACGCGTCTACGTCGAGAAGAACGGCGCGGAGATCCCGATGACCGCCGACCAGTACGTGCTGGCGACCGGCGGCCTGGTCGGGAAGGGCGTCGAGTCCGACCGCGAGGGCGTGTACGAACCGATCTTCGACTGCCACGTCCCCCACAGCGACGACCGCTACGACTGGTTCGACACCGACGCCTTCGGCGACCACCCCTTCGCGGGCTTCGGACTGCGGACCGACGACGAGCTGCGGCCGCTCGGGACCGACGAGGCGGTCGAGTTCGAGAACCTGCGGGCGGCCGGCAGCGTCCTCGGCGGGTACGACTTCGCCGCCGAGAAGTCCGGCAGCGGCGTGTCGATCGCGACCGGCTACGCGGCGGGCACCAGCGCCGCAGCGGAGGTGCGATGA
- a CDS encoding anaerobic glycerol-3-phosphate dehydrogenase subunit C, protein MSDAESPDTDFEPVAPNTGEDFEPTEVFPDSDDFDLRPGADSCYKCSICDTNCPVAEVDDDFPGPKFQGPEQWRLKQTDDDYEIDDSVMDCSNCMRCDNACPSGVPLSQMHNTARGEYVSEQMDKTSVEYWRNRILANYRTSAWFASKVPRLANFAMNFGPARWVMEKTMGITSERDFPEFARQTFREWWADRGGADESRRRAREARERRGEPADADKKVAYFHGCYSNYNTPEVGKAMVRLYEHFGYEVVAPEQKCSGTPMFANGMLDDARRHAEVNVSSMSDLVEQGYDAIASCTSCSMALRQEYPELFDIDGIEEVAANTFEAVEYLRIHEDLRGAIREADVDGDLADEFAYHAPCHARNQGLDRQAVELFRELDGVGVEDVGESCSGISGTYGWKEEKYEKSMEIGDEMFDHMEHAEGDTGMTECPTCAMQMEHGTGYDIRHPLELLSAALAGE, encoded by the coding sequence ATGAGCGACGCAGAATCCCCAGACACCGACTTCGAGCCTGTTGCACCGAACACGGGCGAGGACTTCGAACCGACCGAAGTCTTCCCCGACAGCGACGACTTCGATCTGCGGCCCGGCGCGGACTCGTGTTACAAGTGCTCTATCTGTGACACGAACTGCCCGGTCGCGGAGGTCGACGACGACTTCCCCGGGCCGAAGTTCCAGGGCCCCGAGCAGTGGCGGCTGAAACAGACTGACGACGACTACGAGATCGACGATTCCGTGATGGACTGCTCGAACTGTATGCGGTGTGATAACGCCTGTCCGTCGGGCGTCCCGCTCTCGCAGATGCACAACACCGCCCGCGGGGAGTACGTCAGCGAGCAGATGGACAAGACCTCCGTCGAGTACTGGCGCAACCGCATCCTCGCGAACTACCGCACGTCCGCGTGGTTCGCCAGCAAGGTCCCGCGGCTCGCGAACTTCGCGATGAACTTCGGCCCAGCCCGCTGGGTGATGGAGAAGACGATGGGCATCACCAGCGAGCGCGACTTCCCCGAGTTCGCCCGGCAGACGTTCCGCGAGTGGTGGGCCGACCGCGGCGGAGCCGACGAGTCCCGCCGCCGGGCCCGCGAGGCCCGCGAGCGCCGGGGCGAACCCGCGGACGCCGACAAGAAGGTCGCGTACTTCCACGGCTGTTACTCCAACTACAACACGCCCGAGGTCGGCAAGGCGATGGTCCGCCTCTACGAGCACTTCGGCTACGAGGTGGTCGCGCCCGAGCAGAAGTGCTCCGGGACGCCGATGTTCGCCAACGGGATGTTGGACGACGCGCGCCGCCACGCCGAGGTCAACGTCTCCTCGATGTCCGACCTCGTCGAGCAGGGGTACGACGCCATCGCCTCCTGTACGTCCTGCTCGATGGCGCTCCGCCAGGAGTACCCCGAGCTGTTCGACATCGACGGCATCGAGGAGGTCGCCGCCAACACCTTCGAGGCCGTCGAGTACCTCCGCATCCACGAGGACCTGCGCGGGGCGATCCGCGAGGCCGACGTCGACGGCGACCTCGCCGACGAGTTCGCATACCACGCGCCCTGTCACGCCCGCAATCAGGGGTTAGACCGACAGGCCGTCGAGCTGTTCCGCGAGCTCGACGGCGTCGGCGTCGAGGACGTCGGCGAGTCCTGTTCGGGGATCTCGGGCACCTACGGCTGGAAGGAGGAGAAGTACGAGAAGTCGATGGAGATCGGCGACGAGATGTTCGATCACATGGAACACGCCGAGGGCGACACCGGGATGACCGAGTGCCCCACCTGCGCGATGCAGATGGAACACGGCACCGGCTACGACATCCGACATCCGTTAGAGCTGCTGTCGGCGGCGCTGGCGGGGGAGTGA
- a CDS encoding universal stress protein: MALEKILLAVGPNDKDRIDELAEAVTDVAGPTGAEVVIAHVFTDEEYDNVVDRLEFESASETTPDEVADRHTTIRELEDRLSDAGVEYSVRGAVGNHGDQIVNLAKDVNADMVFVGGRKRSPTGKAVFGSTAQEVMLNAPCPVTFVRGE, from the coding sequence ATGGCACTGGAGAAGATTCTGCTCGCAGTAGGGCCTAACGACAAGGATCGCATCGACGAACTCGCCGAGGCCGTGACGGACGTGGCCGGGCCGACGGGAGCCGAGGTCGTCATCGCACACGTGTTCACCGACGAGGAGTACGACAACGTCGTCGACCGGCTGGAGTTCGAGTCCGCCAGCGAGACGACCCCAGACGAGGTGGCCGACCGCCACACCACGATCCGAGAGCTCGAGGACCGACTCTCCGACGCCGGCGTCGAGTACAGCGTCCGCGGTGCGGTCGGCAACCACGGCGACCAGATCGTCAACCTCGCGAAGGACGTGAACGCCGATATGGTGTTCGTCGGCGGCCGCAAGCGCTCCCCGACCGGCAAGGCCGTCTTCGGGTCGACCGCACAGGAGGTCATGCTCAACGCCCCCTGTCCGGTCACGTTTGTCCGCGGCGAGTAA
- the ppc gene encoding phosphoenolpyruvate carboxylase — translation MTLHAREINQDVRELGELLGEIVEAQSSTEAFETVEQIRTSSIEYRRGDADSRAEVGDTIDRLGPEMQDIVARAFTTYFELINLAEERERVREIREGAQAGVLEDSVEAAVEDLADRDAGSEEVEQVLDDVLIQPTFTAHPTEARRKTVKAKLRAVAQDLEALDEVRLTDREEERIERDLASEVTSLWQTPQVRDRRPEVTDEALNVQWYLENVLFEVIDRVYDELERVIDEEYDEDLDVPKLYEFRSWAGSDRDGNPFVTPEVTEETLERQRDTVLPLYRDKLKELSGVLSQDASNIETGDAFDDSLRAHKDRLPGAADEAEERYPDEPYRQKLKLMRESVLRVSDVRQGGYDSADDLLSDLRTIADSLRQNDAEVIAESHVDPLVRKVDTFGFSLASLDLRDHRKMHTDAIAEAVEREGIDYYEMDEEGRVDFLTEAILQDDTVVDMEATEDLSDDATRVLRRFRKTAEWQNEFGMDAIDTYAISWCEEPSHVLEVLFLADQVGVVDLPGYCGLDIVPLLESEYALSGARRIMGTLFENEAYSQALSARNGVQEIMLGYSDSNKENGFLAANWSLYNNQKRLADITDDFDVEMRLFHGRGGSISRGGGPMNDAMLALPNETVTGQIKFTEQGEAIAEKYANHDIAERNLEQMLNAQMRARHNAMHEPVEEIPEHWREAMETAAPAAREEYRDLLETDGFVEFFEQATPITVIENLNMGSRPASRSEDRSVEDLRAIPWVFSWTQARCIIPGWYSIATGLNAYLEDGGDIETLQEMYEEWPFFRTKVDNASLALARSEMGIAEEYADLAEDDLREKIFPRIREEYEETVDLVREITKREGLLTREWLEENLERRNPYVDPLNLLQVRLLAQSHLTETEQRTLRLTVQGIAAGMKNTG, via the coding sequence ATGACTTTGCACGCCAGAGAGATAAACCAGGACGTGCGCGAACTGGGGGAGCTCCTGGGCGAGATCGTCGAGGCGCAGTCGTCGACCGAGGCGTTCGAGACGGTCGAACAGATCCGGACCTCCTCGATCGAGTACCGTCGCGGCGACGCCGACAGCCGCGCCGAGGTCGGCGACACGATCGACCGCCTCGGCCCGGAGATGCAGGACATCGTCGCCCGGGCGTTCACCACCTACTTCGAACTCATCAACCTCGCGGAGGAGCGCGAGCGCGTGCGCGAGATCAGAGAGGGCGCACAGGCCGGCGTCCTCGAGGACAGCGTGGAGGCGGCCGTCGAGGACCTCGCGGACCGCGACGCCGGCTCCGAGGAGGTCGAGCAGGTCCTCGACGACGTGCTCATCCAGCCGACGTTCACGGCCCACCCGACCGAGGCCCGCCGCAAGACGGTCAAGGCCAAGCTCCGGGCCGTCGCACAGGACCTCGAAGCCCTGGACGAGGTCCGGCTCACCGACCGCGAGGAGGAGCGCATCGAGCGTGACCTCGCGTCGGAGGTGACGAGTCTCTGGCAGACCCCGCAGGTCCGCGACCGCCGCCCCGAGGTCACCGACGAGGCGCTCAACGTCCAGTGGTACCTCGAGAACGTCCTCTTCGAAGTCATCGACCGCGTCTACGACGAGCTCGAGCGAGTCATCGACGAGGAGTACGACGAGGACCTCGACGTCCCCAAGCTCTACGAGTTCCGGTCGTGGGCCGGCTCGGACCGCGACGGAAACCCCTTCGTCACCCCGGAGGTCACGGAGGAGACGCTGGAACGGCAACGCGACACGGTCCTCCCGCTGTACCGCGACAAGCTCAAGGAGCTCTCGGGCGTGTTGAGCCAGGACGCCTCGAACATCGAGACCGGCGACGCGTTCGACGACAGCCTGCGGGCGCACAAGGACCGACTCCCCGGTGCCGCCGACGAAGCCGAGGAGCGCTATCCCGACGAGCCTTACCGGCAGAAGCTCAAGCTGATGCGCGAGTCCGTGCTTCGGGTCAGCGACGTGCGTCAAGGCGGCTACGACAGCGCCGATGACCTGCTGTCCGACCTGCGGACCATCGCCGACAGCCTCCGGCAGAACGACGCCGAGGTGATCGCCGAGTCCCACGTCGACCCGCTCGTCCGGAAGGTCGACACGTTCGGTTTCTCGCTGGCGAGCCTCGACCTGCGGGACCACCGCAAGATGCACACCGACGCCATCGCCGAGGCCGTCGAGCGCGAGGGCATCGACTACTACGAGATGGACGAGGAGGGCCGCGTGGACTTCCTCACCGAGGCCATCCTACAGGACGACACCGTCGTCGACATGGAGGCCACCGAGGACCTCTCCGACGACGCGACCCGCGTCCTCCGGCGGTTCCGCAAGACCGCGGAGTGGCAAAACGAGTTCGGGATGGACGCCATCGACACCTACGCAATCTCCTGGTGTGAGGAGCCCAGCCACGTGCTGGAAGTGCTCTTCCTCGCCGACCAGGTCGGCGTCGTCGACCTGCCGGGCTACTGCGGGCTGGACATCGTCCCGCTGCTGGAGTCCGAGTACGCCCTCTCCGGTGCCCGCCGCATCATGGGCACGCTGTTCGAGAACGAGGCCTACTCCCAGGCGCTTTCGGCCCGCAACGGCGTCCAGGAGATCATGCTGGGCTACTCCGACTCCAACAAGGAGAACGGCTTCCTCGCGGCCAACTGGTCGCTGTACAACAACCAGAAGCGCCTGGCCGACATCACCGACGACTTCGACGTGGAGATGCGGCTGTTCCACGGCCGCGGCGGCTCCATCTCCCGCGGCGGCGGTCCGATGAACGACGCGATGCTGGCCCTGCCAAACGAGACCGTCACCGGACAGATCAAGTTCACCGAGCAGGGCGAGGCCATCGCCGAGAAGTACGCCAACCACGACATCGCCGAGCGGAACCTCGAACAGATGCTCAACGCTCAGATGCGGGCCCGGCACAACGCGATGCACGAGCCGGTCGAGGAGATCCCCGAGCACTGGCGCGAGGCGATGGAGACCGCGGCACCGGCCGCCCGCGAGGAGTACCGCGACCTGCTGGAGACGGACGGGTTCGTGGAGTTCTTCGAGCAGGCGACCCCGATCACCGTCATCGAGAACCTGAACATGGGGTCGCGACCGGCGTCCCGCAGCGAGGACCGCAGCGTCGAGGACCTGCGTGCGATCCCGTGGGTGTTCTCCTGGACGCAGGCCCGCTGTATCATCCCCGGCTGGTACTCGATCGCCACCGGTCTCAACGCCTACCTGGAGGACGGCGGGGACATCGAGACCCTCCAGGAGATGTACGAGGAGTGGCCGTTCTTCCGGACGAAAGTCGACAACGCCTCGCTCGCGCTGGCCCGCTCGGAGATGGGCATCGCCGAGGAGTACGCCGACCTCGCCGAGGACGACCTCCGCGAGAAGATCTTCCCGCGCATCCGCGAGGAGTACGAGGAGACGGTCGACCTGGTCCGGGAGATCACCAAGCGCGAGGGGCTGCTCACCCGCGAGTGGCTCGAGGAGAACCTCGAACGCCGTAACCCCTACGTCGACCCGCTGAACCTCCTGCAGGTCAGGCTGTTGGCCCAGTCTCACCTCACCGAGACGGAGCAGCGGACGCTCCGCCTGACCGTCCAGGGCATCGCCGCCGGGATGAAAAACACCGGGTAG
- a CDS encoding helix-turn-helix domain-containing protein produces the protein MIDIAMDMEQYDCPFIDTTADHGVAFAAVHWDFDTAERELETRMVVEAEETEALDTGLSALRDHRNMNDVTMVRRQDDVAQVRTVMAETTAMRTIRDNGGYITGPFHIEAGSEVWHVGFDRGRDADDTLSELDRDNEFDIIDRSATTLPELNDVAQNAGAAMTLIEGCRDLSDRERETLEEAVSSGYFESPRDATLGSLAEEFGISKPAVSKNLRRGERKMIERVVDAFDDIDS, from the coding sequence ATGATCGACATCGCTATGGATATGGAGCAGTACGACTGCCCGTTCATCGACACGACGGCAGACCACGGTGTCGCGTTCGCGGCCGTCCACTGGGACTTCGACACGGCGGAACGCGAACTGGAGACGCGGATGGTCGTGGAGGCCGAGGAAACCGAGGCGCTGGACACCGGCCTGTCGGCCCTGCGGGACCACCGGAACATGAACGACGTGACGATGGTCCGCCGACAGGACGACGTGGCCCAGGTTCGGACCGTGATGGCCGAGACGACCGCGATGCGGACCATCCGGGACAACGGGGGATACATCACCGGCCCGTTCCACATCGAGGCCGGCAGCGAGGTGTGGCACGTCGGGTTCGACCGGGGACGGGACGCGGACGACACACTCTCGGAACTGGACCGGGACAACGAGTTCGACATCATCGACCGGTCGGCGACGACGCTACCCGAACTCAACGACGTGGCACAGAACGCCGGGGCCGCGATGACGCTCATCGAGGGCTGCCGGGACCTCTCGGACCGAGAGCGCGAGACCCTGGAGGAGGCTGTCTCCTCGGGCTACTTCGAGAGCCCGCGGGACGCCACGCTGGGGTCGCTCGCCGAGGAGTTCGGTATCTCCAAACCCGCCGTCTCGAAGAACCTCCGCCGGGGCGAACGCAAGATGATCGAGCGCGTCGTCGACGCGTTCGACGACATCGACTCCTGA